Sequence from the Candidatus Phytoplasma solani genome:
AATGTATTTTGTTTTTTCTTAAAAAAGAAATAAAAATGATTGCTGTTACTATTAAAACAGTTACATTGCTACCGAAAGTGCTTAAACCAAATTGCTGAGCAGAAGAGATTTTGCTGCAATAATGTAAACAAAATAAAATAGCTATTCTTAAAGTTACTCTTAAAAGGTTCATCCAAAAAATCAGGTTAGCACTTTTTTTGTAAGATAAAATATAGCCCATCATCATTGAAGCCCAAATAGAAGTAAACAAAGAAGTTCCTTCCCAAAATAAAATTATTTTAAAATTTTCACTTTCCGTATTAGTAAAAGTTTTACCTGGTTTTAAAGCGCGCAACAAATTGTCTCCACAAAAATGATTAGTTAAAAAACCAATAATACCAATAATTAAAGTAATAACAAAAACATTTTTAAAGATTTGAAAAGTTTTTTTGTCACTTTCGCAAGCAACACTTTGCGCTACCATCGCAGATTGTGAATCTTCAAAAGATTGAGAAATGGCATAACAAATACCATTAACAACTGCAACCAAACCTGAAATGGCGACTAATTCTTTACCATAATAATTAGTAGCCATATCAAGGATAATTTTTTTACCAATTTCATAAGTAACTTTTCCAATAATTAAAATCCCTGATAATTTAAGCATTTCCAAAATTATCTTTTTCGGGAAAGTTAACCCTTTAAATTGCAATTGAAACGGGTTTTTAGGACTAAACATACAATAAAAAGCAATAAAAGTAATTAATAAATTTGATAATAAATCGGCTAAAGCTAAATCATTAACTGTTACTGTATCTTTTTCTTTAGCAAATTTATAAATAAAAGAAATAATAATTCTTGTAATGATTAAAAAAACATTTAAGATTAAAATAAATTTAGTTTTGTCTTTAGAACGTTCTAACCCAATAAAAACAGAATTAATAGTAATAAAAACAAAAGTTATTAAAGAAAGTTGATAATATAAAAGACCACCATCTCCATGGTAATTATCTTTTAAAAACAAATCTCCTAAAGGTTTAGGCAAAAATACTCCTAAAGCTAAGACAGTTAAAAAAAACAAAGAAATACCTACAGCCAATAAAAAAGCTAAAGTAGCATATTGTTTGGATTTTTCTTTATTTTCCTTTTTATATTCGCGCGCTACTAAAACTACTCCAGCCCCTCCTAAAGAAATTGCTATGCTTTGCAGTATCTTTTTGATTTGTTTCATGTAAGTAATAGTTGAATCTACATTAGCTATTTTTTTTGGATTTCCAATAATGAAGTAATCAATAGAAGTGCTTAAATGTTGAAAAAGTAAATAAATAGCAATTGGGAAAGTAAGAATAATTAGATTTTTCCAAATAGGACCTTTAAAAGTGTTTGGTTTTGGGGGATGAGAAAAATTATTTTTTTTTGCAATTTGACGAGTATGATGAATATTCATTGAAAAAGACCTTCTTTTTATTATATTTAAATATTGTCTCTAAATCTAAAATTAAATTAGATAATAAATTTGATACTGTGGAAAATAAATTATATTTTTTTATTTGCTGTTAAAAATTTCTTTAAAATCAACATCAAGTAATTTTAATCCTTTTAAACAAACTCCGCAATTAGAAATATTTTTTTGTAATAATTGAACAGCAAAACTACCCATTCTAGCCGCTAATACCAAATCTTCAGCAGTTGGTTTTCCGCCTCTTTGAATATGTCCTAAAATTTGAGCTCTAGTTTCAAAGCCGCTATTTAGTTCAACTTCTTTGGCCAAACTAAAGACATCAAAAAGATGCTCAGTTACAACTACAATTGCATGTCTTTGTTTTTTTTCGTTTAGTTCTTTAATTTTGTCAAAGATTTTTTGTTTGTCTAAAAAGTTTTCAGGAGTTATAATTAAATCCACTCCAGCAGCCACTCCTCCATATAGAGCTAAATCCCCTTTGTGACGTCCCATGACTTCAATAATGCTACATCTGCGATGAGAAATAGAAGTATCACGTAATTTTTCAATTGCATCAACAACGTTGCTTAAAGCAGTACTAAAACCAATTGTAAAATCGGTCTCATTAATATCATTATCAATGGTAGCTGGTAAACCAACGCATTTAATTCCTATTTCTTCTAACCTCATCGCCCCCCTATAAGAACCATCGCCACCAATAACAACTAATTTTTCAATACCTAATTTTTTTAAATTATTTGCACATTGTTGACGAATCGATAAATCTTGTTGAAAGGGGATAAAACGAGAAGTCCCTAAAAAGGTTCCTGAGATATTAATAATGCGAGGAAGGGAATTTGGTTCTAAAAGTTGAATTTCGTTTTTATATAACCCTAAATAGCCATCCTTAACTCCATAAACTTCAAACCCTTGTTTATTTCCTTCTAAAACAACTGCCCTAATGGCAGCATTCATGCCGGGAGCATCCCCTCCGGAAGTTAAAACAGCAATTTTTTTAATTTCTTTTTTGTTTTTCATCTTCAATATAAACCCTCTTTTATGATTATTTTATTAATTATTTATTAACTTTAAAAATTATTGTTCAAAAAATAACTTTTATTTTTCGTTCATTAAAACTTAATTATTAAATATCAAAATAGTAATTAAATATAGCAATTAAATAACAAAATAATCATTTAGAGCAAAAACATTAATTTCATATTTGTATAAAAATAAAAAATACCATATTAAAACAAATTTACATAAAATGTTTACATATCAAACACCTCCAATTATAACATTTTCTTAAAATAACTGTTAAAAACATAAAAGTTATTTCCTAAATTTAGTTTTATTTATGATTAATTAAAAACAAAATATTTAATATTTTTATATGTTTTAAAATCATTTTTAATTGAAAAAAGCTCAATAAAATTAATGTGACTATTTCAAGTTAATAACCGGCTACATTCTAATTTTATAAAAAAAAAGCAATATTGCAACCAAAAAGCATTTATTATTATTTTTTTTCACCAAAAAAACATTCTTTTACCGCAAAAAAATGTTAAGGATAAAAAAATAATTTATTTAGTGTTTCAGGTGAAAATAGTAAATAAGAAAATTGACAATTATTTTTTTATATGTTATACTAAAGTAGCTAAAATAATAATATTAAAAAATTTATTTAAAATAACAAATTAATTAAAGAAGCGAAAGGAAATGATTCAATGAACAAAAGGGAGCACATCGTTAGCAAAAAAGAAAAATTAAGTAATTTGGTTTTGGAAGGAAATTTGCTAAAATCTTTATTGATTGTTTCTTTCCCTATTATTGTTTTTAATATTTTTAAGGCTTTATTTGGTAACATTGATGCTTTATTCGCCGTTTCTAGTATTAATAAAGATGTTATCGGTGATTTTATTCAATATTCTAAGTCTATTCAAACCATTGTTGATTCTATCGGTGCTTGTTTAGGGATTGCAGGGATTACTTTAATTGCAAGAGAAATTGGCAAAAGCAAAGATATATATAACCCAAAAGCTCGTCAAATAGCTTCTTCGGTTTTTGTTTTATTGATTGGTGTCAGTATTTTAGTAGCTTTGATAATGATTATCTTGGCTGAACCATTTTGCAACAACATCATGGGATTAAAAAAATACAACACATTAGAGGAAGAAATTAATCAAAGTTGTATTTGGGCTTTTAGATTAAAAATGTTGGGAGTCATTTTGTTAGCCATTAACGTGTTTTTCTTAGGAACTGAAAGAATTTTAGGAAAACTCAAAAAAATATTAGTTTTAAATTGTCTAATGATGACTTTTAAAATCGGTTTAAGTTGTTTAATTTATTATACATTCAACCAAAAAAATCCTTTAGGATTGGAGATAGCTTCAATATTATCTTATGCTTGTATTACGATAGTAGCTTTCATTACCCTTTTGAACCAAAAAAATCCTTTTTATTTAAGCATTAAAGATTTTTGTTGGAAAAACTTTTGGGAAAATAAAAAAATAATTAAAAATATCCTTAAACTGGCTCTTCCTTTGATGTTAGGGAAAATGTTTTATGAATTTGGTCGGTTATTAACTTTATGGATGATAGATAGCAGTAAAGACGAACCTTTTTTATTTTTTCAAGGATTTGAAAAAGGAACATTAAGTAAAATAGGAGCCGCTGATGCAGTAATTAGTTTGTTTACGCAAATTTCTTTTTCCTTAAAAGAAGGGCAATTAATGATTGTTTCAGAAAATTTAGGAAACAAAAACATTAAAAGAGCAATAAAAACTTTAATTATTACTTCTATTTTTGTTTTTTTTGTTTTCGTTTTCACATATTTAATTTGTGCACCTAACAATTATATGGGTTTTGGTTTAGGAGATAAAATATACTTATTTTTCAAAAATTTAGGAAAAGCAGAAAATCAAATTACTAAAAAAATTCCTCCTGGTTTTTCAGAATTTTTAATTGGAGGGCTTTTAACAACTAGTTTAATAACGACTCAATTAGAAATTATATCTACTTTTTTGATCGCAGCGAAACAGCCAAAATATGATTTATTTTTAAATTTCGGACGAGTTTATCTTTTTAGA
This genomic interval carries:
- a CDS encoding multidrug transporter; translation: MNKREHIVSKKEKLSNLVLEGNLLKSLLIVSFPIIVFNIFKALFGNIDALFAVSSINKDVIGDFIQYSKSIQTIVDSIGACLGIAGITLIAREIGKSKDIYNPKARQIASSVFVLLIGVSILVALIMIILAEPFCNNIMGLKKYNTLEEEINQSCIWAFRLKMLGVILLAINVFFLGTERILGKLKKILVLNCLMMTFKIGLSCLIYYTFNQKNPLGLEIASILSYACITIVAFITLLNQKNPFYLSIKDFCWKNFWENKKIIKNILKLALPLMLGKMFYEFGRLLTLWMIDSSKDEPFLFFQGFEKGTLSKIGAADAVISLFTQISFSLKEGQLMIVSENLGNKNIKRAIKTLIITSIFVFFVFVFTYLICAPNNYMGFGLGDKIYLFFKNLGKAENQITKKIPPGFSEFLIGGLLTTSLITTQLEIISTFLIAAKQPKYDLFLNFGRVYLFRIPFLCLFRNFFSIFQPGEKYEYHVYSTANFFSNCIMLIFMFCLCLRFIIKIKKEQKNIRIIN
- a CDS encoding ATP-dependent 6-phosphofructokinase, translated to MKNKKEIKKIAVLTSGGDAPGMNAAIRAVVLEGNKQGFEVYGVKDGYLGLYKNEIQLLEPNSLPRIINISGTFLGTSRFIPFQQDLSIRQQCANNLKKLGIEKLVVIGGDGSYRGAMRLEEIGIKCVGLPATIDNDINETDFTIGFSTALSNVVDAIEKLRDTSISHRRCSIIEVMGRHKGDLALYGGVAAGVDLIITPENFLDKQKIFDKIKELNEKKQRHAIVVVTEHLFDVFSLAKEVELNSGFETRAQILGHIQRGGKPTAEDLVLAARMGSFAVQLLQKNISNCGVCLKGLKLLDVDFKEIFNSK
- a CDS encoding MATE family efflux transporter — translated: MNIHHTRQIAKKNNFSHPPKPNTFKGPIWKNLIILTFPIAIYLLFQHLSTSIDYFIIGNPKKIANVDSTITYMKQIKKILQSIAISLGGAGVVLVAREYKKENKEKSKQYATLAFLLAVGISLFFLTVLALGVFLPKPLGDLFLKDNYHGDGGLLYYQLSLITFVFITINSVFIGLERSKDKTKFILILNVFLIITRIIISFIYKFAKEKDTVTVNDLALADLLSNLLITFIAFYCMFSPKNPFQLQFKGLTFPKKIILEMLKLSGILIIGKVTYEIGKKIILDMATNYYGKELVAISGLVAVVNGICYAISQSFEDSQSAMVAQSVACESDKKTFQIFKNVFVITLIIGIIGFLTNHFCGDNLLRALKPGKTFTNTESENFKIILFWEGTSLFTSIWASMMMGYILSYKKSANLIFWMNLLRVTLRIAILFCLHYCSKISSAQQFGLSTFGSNVTVLIVTAIIFISFLRKNKIHSLKTQK